The nucleotide sequence ATAGTGGCGAGAAATtgaaaaaatggaaaccgtTTTATTATCGCCTTTTGTCACCGTctctaaatttgatttttattttcttccttCTTTAATTACCGAAGTACTACTAAAACATATATGAAATTctttttagttattattatttaaaaaaaattgtcattacacccaaaaaagaaaaaaattgtcattGATCTCAAATAGGGTATAGATTTCaatatctatattaataaagttGAATGGAAAGTCTCCTCATGCCTCCACCTCAGTACACCATGCTCTATTTTGCGACACGTGGCACTAGGCTATCGAATtttatttctgttttgtttctggTGGATTTCTTAGTGGGTTTCGTAATTTGTGTATGGAACTATGGATCACTTCTTTACAGGTCCTGCCTTCTCCTGAAGAGTCCGCCGTCACCACAAAAACTTCTCGACACCTAAGTTTTCATCTGTTCATCTAGCCtgcaaaaaaaatctttcaacGTTACGGAGTTCGTCTGAATCAAAGCGTCGTCTTCAACGGATTCATTTACAATTGTTCTCCGCACCTCACACAATCTATCATTGAATGCATCCCATTTTACTTCCTTTCTCAGAATATAAGGTAAGTCATATCCAGTAAATTTCATTAGTTCATTCTCTCAATCACAATCATAAGCTTTCAAAAATCCCAGTAAATGGTTAATTTACCTTTTGACTATTTTTTCGATTAATTTACACTAGATTTAACACCTTCTTTTCCTCTCTCCTCTGTATCTCTACGAACGCAgcgatcttcatcaaaatcgttttctACCTTAGATATAATTACCTGATTATATCTCTAATTCCTATTCACTACGTGTTTGCCTTACGTTTTGGTTGATATTTGTTGGTCACATGTTGATTTTTGAACGGAATAATTGTTTCCATTATTAACATCCTCATAGGCCTCTCTGCTTATGTTTGTGACTTTAATCTGTATCTGGCTAAATTAGAACTTCCTTTCGATGTTTCATATCAGTCTCTTTAGGTGATCAGAAGCCCACGAGTTCAGCAGGACAGGACGTAGCAAAGCGTATGCAAAGGATCCAATCTAAACAGAAAGTCCAAACAGGTGCCTTCTTCATTTTCATGTACTCATTTCCTACTGATTCTTCAATTTAATGTGTTCATTATCTTGCAAGGATTAAACTTTTTGGCTGTTCAAAACTTTTTCATCTGGCTAATGTGAAATTTACTGAAGGTTAGAAGAGTAGACTTTTTGTGATTCCAAGGGAGTACTTCCCCTAGACTTTCAAGAAGAACATCCTACGGAACAAATATACTGCTGATGGCTGGAggtttttttgtaacttagcCTCTTGATCTTGAAAGGCACACTGACGTTGAATTCGAATGAAAAACAGGTTAGAAAATCTACTGGAGACAATGCTAGACGTTCTTTCAACACATACTTATAATTGTGCTATTATCTAAGTTGAGATGTTCTTAAACTATATCTAATACTTGCATTTCACAATAATTCAGAAGAAGACACCTTATGTTGCTAAGGCTAAAAAGTGTACGGTTGACTACAAGAAGAACATCAAAGAAAAGGGCAGAGGATTCAAAGGTAGGAGATGAGCAgagattgagaaactattttttttttaaatcagagaGATTTTATAGCTGTTTATGATCTTGATCTTAGGGGCAGAGGATTCAAAGGCAGGAGATGATCTTGATCCAGCAAAATCAATCAAACAGATCTCTGTAATCATGGAAACTCTGCATACAATCTTTCCACCCAGCCAGTGCAAGCAAGATCTCAGTCTCAGCCAGCACAAGTAAGGAAGTATAGAGCAGCATTCTTCCCGTTCCACTTTACAAACTGATTCAAAAAGTGGAAAAGGGATCCACCAAAACCCAATTGACCAAAGGTATTAAGAAAGACTTGGAGGATGTCAACAAGATCTTTAAATGTGTCAAGTTTTTGTGGTTCTCAATAAATGCAgaaaaccaggagggtttacaTTCTGAGGATGGTGAAGTGGATAACGAAAAATGTATCAAATCCTTACCAGCTATCCATGTTCATGAAAAAGATCTCAAAAGAACTCAAGGTTTACAGACTAGAGACAAGTTCATGGAGCTTAGTACTGACAGCAAGATCTGTCTCCTAAGCTTTGCTGTGTTCCCGGATAATCAAGAAGTCAACAAGATGATGCTCATTATTGGTGTATTGTAGAAGGCATTCTCCCTGGTGAAGTCAAACCCCAAGATGCTGTGAAAGACATTCTCAAGTTCTTCATGGAAAATATTTGATTGAGCCTTTGAGCCAAATAGCTTTAAGATGACACCTTTTGTACATTCTTCGATGGTTATTATCACATGGGAGATAAATATTAAGTATGTATCAGAAAGAAAAGAAGCCAAAGATGAATCGTCCGActtgaaaaatatagaatacGTAGTACCTACACAATACATTTACATGTGTGTTATTTGGTACCTAAACATTTCATACTGAAATCTTTTacagattttttatatataaaagataaactAACATATTAAATAgcaaataaatttaaacattcaaaataatattagcTTCAAGATTTAAAGATTAGTAAGTCAATTTTATTCAtcatcaaaaattaaaatgtttaaatattcaaaatatttatatatttttgaaatatatatttatatgtgatGAAAGTTATTTACATTCTCTACaggtgaaataaataaatttaaattagatgctttaacaaaatatataatgctATTTCaagcaaaatatttataatttattaaaatattttactccAATTTATcaaatactatataaaataatttattatattgtaaacCCGAAATGAAAACcagataacattttttaaaatataatatttaaattattttttcacatctgaaactataaacagtaaaaactctataaattaataattttgggactataatattttatcaatttatagAGTTATGAATTTAcaataatttcttttttgagatttttgaatattttatatataaataagaaaatatttaattgtacCGTATATACATTaatcaaattttagaaatttgaatttaatattgttttattatattttggtgtacattttttatgttttatagaaTATAAAAGTGGTTTTTGagataattttactaaatattgtCAAATACATTAAATGTTAAAAGAAATAGAGGTATTTTCATTGTGAGtataaaaccaacaatataatatttagtttgtacttatataaaatatatatagacatattattaatttatgactttaatgggaccatatatttacataagagtttctaaaaaaatattatattatttttttatcgatttttgtcatattttgaaccgGCCCATTCGAGACaagatttattaatttatattgtttattaatttattgaatattagtttatataattttttctgtAAATTTAACAGAGAAACAAAATGCACAAATATCATGagagttacatatatatatatattaaaagttaaattaaaaaaaggatTGACTAacatagtaacatatatatctaACTTCTAATTATAACACAAGTGTGAGTTACATATAAGAAATATATGCATCCAAAATTTCAAATTCAAGTTCTAGATTCAAGGTACTAATATCATGACAGTGGGTACTTACTGAAAAATAAGAATGatcagaaaaataatattagcaTCAAAAAATGGATAAAAGGTTAGTGTACATAACAACAATTCTACCCAATAAGTTGACGAGAACACAAAATTCACTGCCGATAACAGAGCATACAAAATAAGTCTGTAATAAGACATGGTCTCACAAcaactataaaaataaacacataattaacacacaaaatatatatatttcagggaaatatatataacattccgCGCGAAGCACGGACCAACCACTAGTATCTTAATAAAATCTAGGGTAGAGGCTCAAATAATTCTAAGAAAATTTACAAAGTTACTCCAAAAAgggaaaatatttataaagaaaaaaatagtgaaAAGGAATTTCCTATTTCGCTGACCAAATCagataaagaaaaaggaaacaaaacctAAAGAGATCCTCTGTCTCTATATAAACAGAACTAAAACGTAAGAGAAATCTAATCAACTCTTTCACGCTTTCTCGCTATCTAGTTctccaaggaaaaaaaaaactctttttacGTTCTCTCTAAGGGAAAAACCATCAAACAATGAGAGATGACCAGCAGAAACTGATCTCATCATTCATGGAGATTGCTATTGGTCAAACCAAAGACACCGCAATACAATTCCTAAAGGAAACGAGctggaaccttgaagaagctATTAACCTCTTTCTCATTCACAGAGAGAATCAACCTCAACGTCAGCAAAACGCAACAGAGCTGCATAGGAGTGAttatcaagaagaagaacatatCCCTCCTCCTTTACCTTCGATTAGGGATACTCTCTACGACTCTTCTTACATGTATCAAACTCCGGTTCAAGTATGTCCTGAAGAGATCTGGGACGCGGAATCCGAACCGTCAGAAGATTCGGACACTGATGTTGGAGCAGATTCCAAACCAGAACCCTCAGAAGAGCCGAGGAGGTTGTCTTCTTTGTACCGTGCTCCACTGAAACTTCTTTTCCAAGGTACGTTTGAAGAGGCGAAATCAACATCTTCTAGACAGAACCTATGGCTGCTAGTCAACCTCCAGTCCACGACCGAGTTTACTTCTCACATGCTAAACCGAGATTTATGGGCTAACGAAGTCGTTTCTCAAGCCATTGAGTCTAGCTTCATCCTATCTCAAGTCTATGATGATACCACCGAAGGAAAGAAAGTCTCTACTTTCTACCGCATCGAATCTGCTCCTCCTGTGGTGCTTCTCATCGATCCCATCACTGGTCAGAATATGCGTTCTTGGAGTGGCGCAATTGAAGCTCATGGTTTCGTGGAGGATTTGATGAAGTACATGGATGATGGTCCTCATCAATACATGGCTTCTTCAACAAGAAACAAACGTATGAAGACAGAGAAGATTTCCTCTGAAAGCAGCCAGACTGGGATGCCCGAACTTGCAGAGTCTTTAGAAacaaaggaggaggaggagacttGTTCTTCACGCAACCAGACTATTAGTCACATTGGGTTACCACTGCCTTGGGGGCCCGAGTTTGAAAAGTCTGCAGAAGTGAAGCAGGAGGAGACTTGTGTAGAGTTTCCAGATTTAACAGAAGAGCCAAAGGGAGACTGTGATAAAAGCCTTGTGTGCAGTCTATGTGTTCGGTTTCCAGATGGGAGAAGAAAGCAGAGGAAGTTTCTCAAGACCGAACCTATTCAGCTTCTCTGGTCTTTCTGTCATTCTCAGATTGTTGGGTCCGAGAAGAAGGCGTTTAAGCTAGTACAAGCGATCCCTGGTGCTTCCAAGACTCTGGAGTATGGAGCTAGCGCAACTTTCGACCAATCTGGCCTCGCAAACTCGATGATCTCGGTTACTTGGGAGTGAAGATTCATTtactattattaaattattttcatatgtaaattttgattgatttatagAAAGAATGAGACAATGACAAGGTGAAAGAAGATTAATGCCATACATGATAACACCTGCAAACCAGACTCTCCAAGTCAAAAGTTATAACGTTTTACTAATTCAAGCGACCTTGTTTGACAATGACGGCTATTACCTATTTTCTTCACGTTTATCTAATCATCAACATGATAAGTTGATTTTAGTTCACAGCTTACTCCAAattgtctcttttttttctatattaacATTGCGTCATTTGTGACCTCTGCTCCTCAACTAAATCTGTTCTATAAATCAGCAACACTCTGATCAACGGAGATAAAAATGAATGAACGTTCAAACATAGATTACAACTGTGGTGTTTGATTAAAGTTGTCAAATGGTCCATACAGCGCGCAATTGGGTTTGCCAtacatatcatttttattttggacATTGTTGGTCGAACAATAATTGACGATGGTCCAAAAacttcaatttaattttaaattcctttaattgttccataatttttaattcCCATTGAAACAGttaaaatagcatttttttacccaaaatcataaaaccgtgtttttcaaacaaaaacgtaaaatcacattttccgCCAAACACTAAAATCACGTTTTCTGGCAAAAACTTAAAATCACTATTATGGTGTGTGTGACGATAACTACAATAGCTAATCATGTTGGAGAGAATATACACACATCTTCAGAGATATATATGAGAAAAAACAAGAACTGAAGTTTGTTTACAATCAttattacaccaaaaaaaaagtttgtttataATCTGATTGGTTTAGTTGCTTTATAATCcaattaaaagaacaaaaactGTAACCCAACGAGAATCCGATTTTACTGtaatcaaaccaaacaaatcctcgatatatatatatatattccataattatcttcttctttttttaacgCTATTCCATAATTATCTAGGATCTACAAAAATCTTATATTCCCTTTTCTCTTTCTGTTAAGAGTTTAACCTAATTCtttgtaatataaatatttggcTTCGTTATCAATAAAGGTTAGAGGTGTTCCAATCTCAAGTTTAACAAAACTTATCAGAGCAGTATTGGCGTAATTATTATCACAAACAGTTGCTGATGATGGATGCTCCACATGATTCTTCTCATGAAGAAGgaaaagaagaacaagttccCATTCCTTTACCTTCGACTGGGAATACTCTCTGTGATACTCCGGTTCCTGAAGAGATCTCTGACTCCGAATCAGAATCGTTAGACTCACTGACATTCGATGAGACTCCTCAAACAACCAATGAGTACCAACAGAATCTAATCTCATCATTCACCGAGGTAGCTGTTGGTCAAACAATGGAAACAGTCATACAGTTCTTAGAGACGGCAAACTGGAACCTCGAAGAAGCCATCAATCACTTTTTCGTTGAATCAAACACGACGAGGTTACCTCCTCTGAGGTTTCTTTTCGAAGGTTCGTTCGATGAGGCAAAATCAGCATCTTCCCAAGAGAATCTGTGGTTGCTAGTGAATCTCCAATCCACGAAAAACTATGCTTCTCATTCGCTTGACATAGATTTATGGTCGAACAAAGTCGTTTCTCAAGCTATCGAGTCAAGCATCATCTTATGGCAAGTCTATGATGATACCACTGAAGGACAGAAAATCTCTACTTTCTACAAGATTGAGTCTGCTCTTCCCGTGGTGCTCCTCATTGATCCCATCACTGGTTTTAAGATGCGGTCGTGGAGCGGAGTGATTGAAGCTCAGAGTTTTATCGACGATTTGATGAACTATACTAACTCTGGTCCTCACGAACACATTGCTTCTCTGACAAGAAAAGAACCCGTTTTATGTAATGAAACCAACCAGACTAGTGATGATGTTGTCACTCCTTCAGGGGCGGAGACTTGTTCGTCAACCAACTGTGATGATGTCGTCGAAACGATTGAGACGAAGACTTTACCCACAcatgaggaggaggaagaggagactTGTTTTGAGTTTCCAGTCTTGACAGAAGAGCCAAAAGGAGACTGTGATCGAAGCCTTGTGTGCAGTCTATGTGTTCGGTTTCCAGATGGGAGAAGAAAGCAGAGGAAGTTTCTCAAGACCGAACCTATTCAGCTTCTCTGGTCTTTCTGTTATTCTCAGATGGTGGAGTCTGAGAAGAAGGCGTTTAAGCTAGTACAAGCGATTCCTGGTGCTTCAAAGACTCTTGATTATGGAGCTGACGCCACGTTCGGACAATCTGGGCTCGCTAATTCGATGGTGTTGGTTGCTTGGGAGTGAAGATTTGGAGTTTAGACCCCAAGTCGtagtgttttttttctcttatatcttgattttaataatttgttccTTTCAACTTCCAGTTTGTCTCTTTTGCTATTTGATTTTCCATGGTCAATGAGACCTCTTCATCTAAACGTTTTTAGAAACCTGACAACGCTATGATCCAACTGGGAGAAAGTGGTCTTGAATAACGTTCAAAACTAAACAAGGATCGACCACTTTGGTGTTTAAATAATTTAGCCAATCTTGTTAGAAATCTTCCAAATGTTCGCATATCGAAATTAAAAGGAGAGATAAGAAGAAGCCTTTGTGAAATATTACGTGCTCTTTTTGGAAATTTCCCCATGGAACTGTAGCATTAATGGGCGTTGCAACTTGCAACATGATCAGAATCTGTCAAGTTCACGCAAAAGGTAGATAGTTCAACACcatgttcttttttttgaacagcAGTTTAACACCATGTTCAAGACAAACATTGAAAACAATGTCTTT is from Brassica napus cultivar Da-Ae chromosome A4, Da-Ae, whole genome shotgun sequence and encodes:
- the LOC106448110 gene encoding putative plant UBX domain-containing protein 14 — translated: MRDDQQKLISSFMEIAIGQTKDTAIQFLKETSWNLEEAINLFLIHRENQPQRQQNATELHRSDYQEEEHIPPPLPSIRDTLYDSSYMYQTPVQVCPEEIWDAESEPSEDSDTDVGADSKPEPSEEPRRLSSLYRAPLKLLFQGTFEEAKSTSSRQNLWLLVNLQSTTEFTSHMLNRDLWANEVVSQAIESSFILSQVYDDTTEGKKVSTFYRIESAPPVVLLIDPITGQNMRSWSGAIEAHGFVEDLMKYMDDGPHQYMASSTRNKRMKTEKISSESSQTGMPELAESLETKEEEETCSSRNQTISHIGLPLPWGPEFEKSAEVKQEETCVEFPDLTEEPKGDCDKSLVCSLCVRFPDGRRKQRKFLKTEPIQLLWSFCHSQIVGSEKKAFKLVQAIPGASKTLEYGASATFDQSGLANSMISVTWE
- the LOC106445761 gene encoding putative plant UBX domain-containing protein 14 — protein: MMDAPHDSSHEEGKEEQVPIPLPSTGNTLCDTPVPEEISDSESESLDSLTFDETPQTTNEYQQNLISSFTEVAVGQTMETVIQFLETANWNLEEAINHFFVESNTTRLPPLRFLFEGSFDEAKSASSQENLWLLVNLQSTKNYASHSLDIDLWSNKVVSQAIESSIILWQVYDDTTEGQKISTFYKIESALPVVLLIDPITGFKMRSWSGVIEAQSFIDDLMNYTNSGPHEHIASLTRKEPVLCNETNQTSDDVVTPSGAETCSSTNCDDVVETIETKTLPTHEEEEEETCFEFPVLTEEPKGDCDRSLVCSLCVRFPDGRRKQRKFLKTEPIQLLWSFCYSQMVESEKKAFKLVQAIPGASKTLDYGADATFGQSGLANSMVLVAWE